The following are from one region of the Capsicum annuum cultivar UCD-10X-F1 chromosome 1, UCD10Xv1.1, whole genome shotgun sequence genome:
- the LOC107872917 gene encoding F-box protein At4g00755, with protein MSFGAETRADFVLLLGNDVSLNILMHLNDPVDVVCAGAVSHLWRQFVVTNGISKQLCLRKFPQLLRIARITEPDLRVAEGKDDESSSSSWETLKRDHNVYASLLQAIGTSKSCLSDCIGSAVSASSTDNYPEESIVNTLTPGNRYQNMPSYWSSIGHSDSNAMETLIYKLKADLCVITEINIQPFEVYFHLGKPICSAKSVRFRLGHLKSSIDKSDLRHGDKFLWTYTSEEFPMRQENRLQQFKLPEPVLCIGGYLLIELLGIAQICDIDNLFYICIRHVKVRGRPLSPTFGVQNVEPSGDFVLKYRREVL; from the exons ATGAGCTTTGGTGCGGAGACACGTGCTGATTTTGTGCTGTTGCTTGGAAATGATGTGTCTCTGAACATTCTAATGCATTTGAATGATCCGGTTGATGTGGTCTGTGCTGGCGCTGTTTCACACCTTTGGCGCCAATTTG TGGTTACTAATGGAATTTCCAAACAACTTTGTTTGAGAAAGTTTCCGCAGCTCTTGAGAATAGCCCGTATTACAGAACCAGATCTGAGAGTTGCAGAAGGAAAAGATGATGAGTCTAGCAGTTCCAGTTGGGAGACTTTAAAAAGAGACCATAATGTTTATGCTTCTCTACTTCAAGCTATTGGAACATCAAAATCATGTCTAAGTGATTGCATAGGTAGTGCAGTTAGCGCTTCAAGTACGGACAATTATCCAGAAGAAAGTATTGTGAATACTCTAACTCCAGGAAACAGATATCAGAATATGCCTTCATACTGGTCAAGCATAGGACACAGTGATTCCAATGCTATGGAGACGCTAATTTACAAATTGAAAGCTGATCTTTGTGTAATCACTGAAATCAATATACAACCTTTTGAAG TTTATTTCCATCTAGGCAAGCCAATATGCTCCGCAAAATCTGTTCGATTTCGATTAGGACACCTTAAATCCTCAATAGATAAGAGTGATCTCCGGCACGGTGACAAGTTTCTATGGACATATACCTCGGAAGAATTCCCTATGAGACAG GAAAACCGCTTGCAGCAGTTCAAGCTACCAGAACCGGTGCTCTGCATTGGTGGATATCTGCTGATTGAACTGTTGGGCATAGCTCAGATATGTGATATTGACAACTTGTTTTACATATG CATTCGCCATGTGAAAGTGAGAGGACGGCCACTCAGTCCTACCTTTGGTGTACAGAACGTTGAACCGTCTGGAGATTTTGTGCTCAAGTACAGACGAGAGGTTCTCTAA
- the LOC107872923 gene encoding peroxisomal membrane protein 11D, whose protein sequence is MSALDAARAELALAVLYLNKAEARDKICRAIQYGSKFLSNGEPGTAQNVDKSTSLARKVFRLFKFINDLHGLISPPAPGTPIPLILLGKSKNALLSTFLFLDQFVWLGRTGIYKNKERTELLGRISLFCWMGSSICTTLVEIGELGRLSASMKKLEKELKNSNKYKDEQYQSKLQKSNERSLALIKAGIDIVVAVGLLQLAPKKVTPRVTGAFGFVSSLISCYQLLPAPPKAKTS, encoded by the exons ATGAGTGCCTTGGATGCAGCCAGAGCAGAGCTTGCCCTTGCAGTCTTGTACTTAAACAAAGCAGAAGCAAGGGACAAGATATGCAGGGCAATACAGTATGGTTCAAAATTCCTGAGTAATGGAGAGCCTGGCACTGCTCAAAATGTTGACAAATCAACTAGCTTAGCAAGGAAAGTATTCCGTCTTTTCAAG TTTATCAATGATCTCCATGGACTTATTAGTCCACCTGCCCCAGGAACCCCAATTCCGCTCATCTTGCTGGGAAAG TCAAAAAATGCATTGCTATCAACTTTCTTGTTTCTGGATCAATTTGTGTGGCTTGGAAGGACAGGGATTTACAAG AACAAAGAACGCACAGAGTTACTTGGCAGGATCTCTCTCTTTTGTTGGATGGGTTCCTCGATCTGTACTACCTTAGTGGAG ATTGGGGAGCTCGGGAGACTTTCAGCATCAATGAAAAAGCTGGAGAAGGAACTCAAGAATAGCAACAAATACAAG GATGAGCAATACCAGAGTAAGCTTCAGAAGTCAAATGAGAGGTCTCTAGCCCTTATTAAAGCAGGCATTGATATAGTAGTTGCTGTCGGATTGCTCCAATTGGCACCTAAGAAAGTCACTCCTCGCGTAACAGGAGCCTTTGGATTTGTTAGCTCCTTGATATCATGTTATCAG TTGCTCCCAGCACCGCCAAAGGCCAAGACATCGTGA